One genomic window of Leopardus geoffroyi isolate Oge1 chromosome C3, O.geoffroyi_Oge1_pat1.0, whole genome shotgun sequence includes the following:
- the TSTD1 gene encoding thiosulfate:glutathione sulfurtransferase isoform X1 produces MLRARRGRPGAAFLQLAVAARAMAGAPTVSLPELRSLLASGRARLIDVRSREEAAAGTIPGALNIPVSELESALQMEPAAFQALYSAEKPKRDDENLIFFCQMGKRGLQATQLAQGLGYTGARNYAGAYREWFQKEG; encoded by the exons ATGCTGCGGGCACGGAGGGGGCGGCCCGGGGCCGCATTCCTGCAGCTCGCCGTCGCGGCGCGCGCCATGGCCGGAG CGCCCACGGTCTCGCTCCCTGAACTGCGTTCGCTCCTGGCCTCGGGCCGGGCCCGGCTCATCGATGTGAGATCTCGGGAGGAGGCGGCAGCGGGGACCATCCCGGGGGCGCTCAACATCCCGG TGTCTGAGCTGGAAAGTGCCCTGCAAATGGAGCCCGCCGCTTTCCAGGCTTTGTACTCCGCCGAGAAGCCGAAGCGGGACGATGAGAATCTCATTTTCTTCTGCCAGATGGGCAAGCGGGGTTTGCAGGCCACGCAGCTGGCCCAGGGCCTTGGATACACAGG GGCTCGCAACTACGCAGGGGCCTATAGAGAATGGTTCCAGAAAGAAGGTTAG
- the TSTD1 gene encoding thiosulfate:glutathione sulfurtransferase isoform X2 — protein MLRARRGRPGAAFLQLAVAARAMAGVSELESALQMEPAAFQALYSAEKPKRDDENLIFFCQMGKRGLQATQLAQGLGYTGARNYAGAYREWFQKEG, from the exons ATGCTGCGGGCACGGAGGGGGCGGCCCGGGGCCGCATTCCTGCAGCTCGCCGTCGCGGCGCGCGCCATGGCCGGAG TGTCTGAGCTGGAAAGTGCCCTGCAAATGGAGCCCGCCGCTTTCCAGGCTTTGTACTCCGCCGAGAAGCCGAAGCGGGACGATGAGAATCTCATTTTCTTCTGCCAGATGGGCAAGCGGGGTTTGCAGGCCACGCAGCTGGCCCAGGGCCTTGGATACACAGG GGCTCGCAACTACGCAGGGGCCTATAGAGAATGGTTCCAGAAAGAAGGTTAG
- the USF1 gene encoding upstream stimulatory factor 1 isoform X2, translated as MKGQQKTAEAEEGTVQIQEGAVATGEDPTSVAIASIQSAATFPDPNVKYVFRTENGGQVMYRVIQVSEGQLDGQTEGTGAISGYPATQSMTQAVIQGAFTSDDTVDAEGTAAETHYTYFPSTAVGDGAAGTTSGSTAAVVTTQGSEALLGQATPPGTGQFFVMMSPQEVLQGGSQRSIAPRTHPYSPKSEAPRTTRDEKRRAQHNEVERRRRDKINNWIVQLSKIIPDCSMESTKSGQSKGGILSKACDYIQELRQSNHRLSEELQGLDQLQLDNDVLRQQVEDLKNKNLLLRAQLRHHGVEVVIKNDSN; from the exons ATGAAGGG GCAGCAGAAAACAGCTGAAGCGGAAGAGGGGACAGTGCAGATTCAGGAAG GAGCGGTGGCAACTGGGGAGGACCCCACCAGCGTGGCCATTGCCAGCATCCAGTCAGCTGCCACCTTCCCTGACCCCAACGTCAAGTACGTCTTCCGAACTGAGAATGGGGGCCAG GTGATGTACAGGGTGATCCAGGTGTCtgaggggcagctggatggccAGACTGAGGGGACTGGCGCCATCAGTGGCTATCCTGCCACTCAGTCCATGACCCAG GCGGTGATCCAGGGTGCATTCACCAGTGACGATACGGTTGACGCCGAGGGGACAGCTGCCGAGACGCACTACACTTACTTCCCCAGCACTGCCGTGGGCGATGGGGCCGCGGGTACCACCTCGGGGAGCACGGCCGCGGTTGTCACGACGCAGGGCTCAGAGGCACTGCTGGGGCAGGCGACCCCTCCCGGCACCG GCCAATTCTTTGTGATGATGTCGCCACAAGAAGTGTTGCAGGGAGGAAGCCAGCGCTCCATTGCCCCAAGGACTCACCCTTATTCCCC GAAGTCAGAAGCTCCGCGGACCACTCGGGATGAGAAACGCAGGGCTCAGCATAATGAAG TCGAGCGCCGCCGCCGAGACAAGATCAACAATTGGATTGTGCAGCTGTCCAAGATCATCCCAGACTGCTCCATGGAGAGCACCAAGTCTGGCCAG AGTAAAGGTGGGATTCTCTCCAAAGCCTGTGATTATATCCAGGAGCTTCGACAGAGTAACCACCGGTTGTCTGAGGAACTGCAAGGGCTTGACCAGCTGCAGCTGGACAATGATGTGCTTCGACAGCAG GTGGAAGATCTCAAAAACAAGAACCTGCTGCTTCGAGCTCAGTTGCGGCACCACGGAGTAGAGGTCGTCATTAAGAACGACAGCAACTAA
- the USF1 gene encoding upstream stimulatory factor 1 isoform X1 translates to MKGQQKTAEAEEGTVQIQEGAVATGEDPTSVAIASIQSAATFPDPNVKYVFRTENGGQVMYRVIQVSEGQLDGQTEGTGAISGYPATQSMTQAVIQGAFTSDDTVDAEGTAAETHYTYFPSTAVGDGAAGTTSGSTAAVVTTQGSEALLGQATPPGTGQFFVMMSPQEVLQGGSQRSIAPRTHPYSPKSEAPRTTRDEKRRAQHNEVERRRRDKINNWIVQLSKIIPDCSMESTKSGQSKGGILSKACDYIQELRQSNHRLSEELQGLDQLQLDNDVLRQQSGPHPLPPTSGCLKKVRKVPTFLFTLLIASFPHQVEDLKNKNLLLRAQLRHHGVEVVIKNDSN, encoded by the exons ATGAAGGG GCAGCAGAAAACAGCTGAAGCGGAAGAGGGGACAGTGCAGATTCAGGAAG GAGCGGTGGCAACTGGGGAGGACCCCACCAGCGTGGCCATTGCCAGCATCCAGTCAGCTGCCACCTTCCCTGACCCCAACGTCAAGTACGTCTTCCGAACTGAGAATGGGGGCCAG GTGATGTACAGGGTGATCCAGGTGTCtgaggggcagctggatggccAGACTGAGGGGACTGGCGCCATCAGTGGCTATCCTGCCACTCAGTCCATGACCCAG GCGGTGATCCAGGGTGCATTCACCAGTGACGATACGGTTGACGCCGAGGGGACAGCTGCCGAGACGCACTACACTTACTTCCCCAGCACTGCCGTGGGCGATGGGGCCGCGGGTACCACCTCGGGGAGCACGGCCGCGGTTGTCACGACGCAGGGCTCAGAGGCACTGCTGGGGCAGGCGACCCCTCCCGGCACCG GCCAATTCTTTGTGATGATGTCGCCACAAGAAGTGTTGCAGGGAGGAAGCCAGCGCTCCATTGCCCCAAGGACTCACCCTTATTCCCC GAAGTCAGAAGCTCCGCGGACCACTCGGGATGAGAAACGCAGGGCTCAGCATAATGAAG TCGAGCGCCGCCGCCGAGACAAGATCAACAATTGGATTGTGCAGCTGTCCAAGATCATCCCAGACTGCTCCATGGAGAGCACCAAGTCTGGCCAG AGTAAAGGTGGGATTCTCTCCAAAGCCTGTGATTATATCCAGGAGCTTCGACAGAGTAACCACCGGTTGTCTGAGGAACTGCAAGGGCTTGACCAGCTGCAGCTGGACAATGATGTGCTTCGACAGCAG AGCGGGCCTCATCCTCTTCCCCCCACTAGCGGATGCCTGAAGAAGGTCAGAAAAGTGCCAACTTTTCTGTTTACTCTCCTCATCGCCTCCTTTCCGCATCAGGTGGAAGATCTCAAAAACAAGAACCTGCTGCTTCGAGCTCAGTTGCGGCACCACGGAGTAGAGGTCGTCATTAAGAACGACAGCAACTAA
- the USF1 gene encoding upstream stimulatory factor 1 isoform X3 translates to MYRVIQVSEGQLDGQTEGTGAISGYPATQSMTQAVIQGAFTSDDTVDAEGTAAETHYTYFPSTAVGDGAAGTTSGSTAAVVTTQGSEALLGQATPPGTGQFFVMMSPQEVLQGGSQRSIAPRTHPYSPKSEAPRTTRDEKRRAQHNEVERRRRDKINNWIVQLSKIIPDCSMESTKSGQSKGGILSKACDYIQELRQSNHRLSEELQGLDQLQLDNDVLRQQSGPHPLPPTSGCLKKVRKVPTFLFTLLIASFPHQVEDLKNKNLLLRAQLRHHGVEVVIKNDSN, encoded by the exons ATGTACAGGGTGATCCAGGTGTCtgaggggcagctggatggccAGACTGAGGGGACTGGCGCCATCAGTGGCTATCCTGCCACTCAGTCCATGACCCAG GCGGTGATCCAGGGTGCATTCACCAGTGACGATACGGTTGACGCCGAGGGGACAGCTGCCGAGACGCACTACACTTACTTCCCCAGCACTGCCGTGGGCGATGGGGCCGCGGGTACCACCTCGGGGAGCACGGCCGCGGTTGTCACGACGCAGGGCTCAGAGGCACTGCTGGGGCAGGCGACCCCTCCCGGCACCG GCCAATTCTTTGTGATGATGTCGCCACAAGAAGTGTTGCAGGGAGGAAGCCAGCGCTCCATTGCCCCAAGGACTCACCCTTATTCCCC GAAGTCAGAAGCTCCGCGGACCACTCGGGATGAGAAACGCAGGGCTCAGCATAATGAAG TCGAGCGCCGCCGCCGAGACAAGATCAACAATTGGATTGTGCAGCTGTCCAAGATCATCCCAGACTGCTCCATGGAGAGCACCAAGTCTGGCCAG AGTAAAGGTGGGATTCTCTCCAAAGCCTGTGATTATATCCAGGAGCTTCGACAGAGTAACCACCGGTTGTCTGAGGAACTGCAAGGGCTTGACCAGCTGCAGCTGGACAATGATGTGCTTCGACAGCAG AGCGGGCCTCATCCTCTTCCCCCCACTAGCGGATGCCTGAAGAAGGTCAGAAAAGTGCCAACTTTTCTGTTTACTCTCCTCATCGCCTCCTTTCCGCATCAGGTGGAAGATCTCAAAAACAAGAACCTGCTGCTTCGAGCTCAGTTGCGGCACCACGGAGTAGAGGTCGTCATTAAGAACGACAGCAACTAA